DNA from Lentilitoribacter sp. Alg239-R112:
ATCAAGCACACCGCTTTTTTCAACTGCCTCGGCAATAAAACGTGCAACAGAACCAGAACAATTTACAGATGTAAGAATGCCAATGTAATTGCGAGTTCCAAATCTACCATTTGCTCGTGGATAGCCCATAAATGTTCGCGGACTTTTTGGGGCCTCCAGCGGAACAACCTTTGTTCCATAGGCATAGTCCTGCGTGTGATCAGACATATCCAAATTATGCGAATGCACATGGCAACCTGATTGGATTATTTCTGTTGCGCTCCCAATTATCTGCCCGTATCGAATAACATTTTCGCCCTTATCAATCTGACGAATAGATAATTTATGCCCTTTTAAAACAGGCGTTTTAAGCTCAATTTCATGGGGAGAAACTTTATCCCCAATACGTAAATTCTCCAACGCAACAACAATATTATCATCAGAATTTAAATGTAACGTTTTAGATTGAGCTATCGACATACAAAAACCTTCTCAAAAATATGCGCATAACCAAAATTGGTCGGCAAAAACGAGCAACTTCACAATTTTCGAAATTCAACACAGAATCATTGCCTAAAAATTTGAAATTTCCAAATATGTACATTATGCAATAAAAACAGAATTCGCAATAATAATGTTTTTTATCAATTATAAACAGAAAACTATTCTTGATGTGGATAACCATTAAGATGAACAAGATAAAACAGAGTGACGGAACTTAAGTCTAGCACGTTGAGTGACAAACAAATGATTATCGATGCGCACCACCACCTTTGGAAAATTGAACACGGTATTTACGATTGGATTGGAGATGAGATCTCAGGCATCAGGCGAGATTATCAACCAGAACATTTACAGCCGTACCTTAGCCACCTGAAAATTGACAAAACAATTTTAGTTCAAGCTGCGGAAACACTCAAAGAGAATGAGCTCATGCTGGATGCCGCTGAAAACAACTCATTCATTGGAGGTGTCGTTGCATGGGTGGACCTTTTGTCCGATACCTGCGCTTCAGAACTAGATTTTCTAGCAAGCAAACCAATCATCAAGGGAATACGACCCGTTCTTCAAGGTATTGATGATACAAATTGGATATTGCGGGATGAAGTGATGCGTAATCTGAGCAGCTTGCCGAGATTAAACCTGCGCTTCGATGCACTTATCCAACCTCGTCACTTGAACGCGATGGAAACCTTGGCTCGTCAGATCCCTGATCTATCTGTAGTCATTGATCACGGCGCGAAACCAATCATCAAAAATGGACAAGCTCCTGACCAACAATGGCTTGAAGGAATTGCGAAACTAGCGGAATATCCAAACATATACTGCAAAATTTCAGGTCTTATAACAGAGTACGGTGCAGGATGGTCAGCCAAAGCTTTACAACCTGTTACTCACCACCTGTTAGATACGTTCTCGCCAAAGCGAATAATGTGGGGCAGTGATTGGCCCGTATTAGAACTCGATGGCTCTTACACTCAATGGTTCTCATGTATACTGGAATTGATCACTGATTTAAGTGCGCAAGAACAAAAACGCATTCTTGGTGAAACCGCACGTGAGTTCTATGCCATTGAATAAACAAGTCTCCAAAACAAGTAATGTAAGGAAAATTCATGCTCATCGGATTGGATCCAATTTTATCTCCCGAACTTCTCTATGCACTTCGAGCCATGGGGCATGGAGATGAAATCGCAATTGTCGACGCAAATTATCCTGCCAGTAGCTCAACTGAGCAGCTCATTCGTCTAGATGG
Protein-coding regions in this window:
- a CDS encoding amidohydrolase family protein yields the protein MTELKSSTLSDKQMIIDAHHHLWKIEHGIYDWIGDEISGIRRDYQPEHLQPYLSHLKIDKTILVQAAETLKENELMLDAAENNSFIGGVVAWVDLLSDTCASELDFLASKPIIKGIRPVLQGIDDTNWILRDEVMRNLSSLPRLNLRFDALIQPRHLNAMETLARQIPDLSVVIDHGAKPIIKNGQAPDQQWLEGIAKLAEYPNIYCKISGLITEYGAGWSAKALQPVTHHLLDTFSPKRIMWGSDWPVLELDGSYTQWFSCILELITDLSAQEQKRILGETAREFYAIE